In a single window of the Planctomycetia bacterium genome:
- a CDS encoding peptide chain release factor 2, with protein MAEVEARMGEPGFWESPSAQPLIVELKALKSLIEPVESVSRRLEDLGIMYELADEENDSAAKAEADHERLTLAGEVERVSMMALLSGPNDARDCYFSIQAGAGGTEACDWASMLLRMYLRFFERRGYKVEELGSRDGDGAGIQSVDLLVKGPYAYGWLSCEAGVHRLVRISPFNAQGKRQTSFAAVDVLPVFPDNEIELPEKDLDILFFCRSSGAGGQNVNKVATAVRIRHIPTGLVVECVNERSQAQNKRGALGILKSKLEQIEQAKRDSEMSKIYGEKGEIAWGNQIRNYVLDDPRVKDLRTGVEVGNPQKVLDGDLDDFLEAMLRRRAEKRAKR; from the coding sequence AAGCCCTCAAGTCGCTCATTGAGCCGGTCGAGTCGGTCTCGCGTCGCCTCGAAGACCTCGGCATCATGTACGAGCTGGCCGACGAGGAAAACGATTCCGCCGCCAAGGCCGAGGCCGACCACGAGCGATTGACCCTCGCAGGAGAGGTCGAGCGCGTCAGCATGATGGCCCTGCTCTCGGGCCCCAACGACGCAAGAGACTGCTACTTCAGCATTCAGGCTGGCGCCGGCGGCACCGAGGCCTGCGACTGGGCGTCCATGCTTCTGCGGATGTACCTGCGCTTTTTCGAGCGGCGCGGCTACAAGGTGGAGGAACTCGGCTCTCGCGACGGCGACGGCGCGGGCATTCAGTCCGTCGACCTGCTCGTAAAGGGTCCGTATGCCTACGGCTGGTTGAGCTGCGAAGCCGGCGTCCATCGCCTCGTGCGCATCAGTCCCTTCAATGCCCAGGGCAAGCGGCAGACCAGTTTCGCCGCCGTCGACGTCCTGCCCGTCTTTCCGGACAACGAAATCGAGCTGCCCGAAAAAGACCTCGACATCCTCTTCTTCTGCCGAAGCAGCGGCGCGGGCGGACAGAATGTCAACAAGGTCGCCACGGCCGTGCGCATCCGCCACATCCCCACGGGTCTGGTTGTCGAGTGCGTCAACGAGCGGAGTCAGGCGCAGAACAAGCGCGGCGCGCTGGGCATCCTCAAATCCAAGCTTGAGCAGATCGAGCAGGCCAAGCGGGATAGTGAGATGAGCAAGATTTATGGCGAAAAGGGCGAAATCGCCTGGGGCAATCAGATTCGCAATTACGTCCTCGACGATCCGCGGGTCAAGGACCTCCGCACCGGCGTCGAGGTCGGCAATCCGCAAAAAGTCCTTGACGGTGATCTGGATGACTTTCTGGAGGCGATGCTGCGTCGTCGTGCCGAAAAGCGCGCGAAAAGGTAA
- a CDS encoding OmpA family protein, with product MRRVRMLCVLAGLAGLVSTTAGCVSRDEFLRTEFARRKAAERADALERDLADERNKSMALESEREALRRELDTKSAYAETLRGENERLDEFVRKLQAQMDQLAKGVGTIDVVQVKLPPELDRALKELAAKYPDQIEYDEKQGAVRWKSDLTFGKGSADVQGAVEASLKAFADIVNSASASQFEVLVVGHTDNLRIGPVTARLHPTNWHLSAHRAIGVMFKLRDYGVAQQRMGVMGYGEFRSRVPNPPSGGEERNRRVEIFLVSGKDRVPGMDSSASAGSFGGDILANTPDAE from the coding sequence ATGCGTCGCGTTAGGATGTTATGCGTGCTGGCGGGGCTCGCGGGATTGGTTTCGACGACCGCGGGTTGTGTTTCAAGAGACGAGTTTCTCAGGACCGAGTTTGCCCGGCGCAAAGCCGCCGAGCGAGCCGATGCACTCGAGCGAGACCTCGCCGACGAGCGCAACAAATCGATGGCGCTGGAATCCGAGCGCGAGGCGCTTCGCCGCGAACTCGACACGAAGTCGGCATACGCCGAGACGCTGCGCGGCGAAAATGAGCGGCTCGACGAATTCGTGAGAAAGCTCCAGGCCCAGATGGACCAGCTCGCCAAGGGCGTCGGCACCATCGATGTTGTTCAAGTTAAGTTGCCGCCGGAGCTTGATCGGGCGTTGAAAGAACTCGCCGCCAAGTATCCGGACCAGATCGAGTACGACGAGAAGCAGGGCGCTGTCCGCTGGAAGAGCGACCTGACCTTCGGCAAGGGCAGCGCCGACGTGCAGGGCGCCGTCGAGGCATCACTGAAGGCGTTCGCCGACATCGTCAATTCGGCTTCCGCCAGTCAGTTTGAGGTGCTCGTCGTCGGCCACACGGATAACCTCCGCATCGGACCGGTGACGGCACGATTGCATCCGACGAACTGGCATCTCTCCGCGCACCGCGCCATCGGCGTCATGTTCAAGCTGCGCGACTATGGCGTCGCTCAGCAGAGAATGGGCGTCATGGGATACGGCGAGTTCCGATCGCGCGTTCCGAATCCTCCGTCGGGCGGCGAAGAGCGGAATCGACGCGTCGAGATTTTCCTCGTCTCCGGCAAGGATCGTGTCCCGGGGATGGACAGCAGTGCATCGGCCGGCTCCTTCGGCGGCGACATCCTGGCGAACACGCCTGACGCCGAGTAA